One window of the Triticum dicoccoides isolate Atlit2015 ecotype Zavitan chromosome 3B, WEW_v2.0, whole genome shotgun sequence genome contains the following:
- the LOC119279089 gene encoding tubulin beta-5 chain-like, translating to MREILHVQGGQCGDQIDSKFWEVAYDEHGIILTGRYVGTSDLQLERVNAYYNEASYGRFVPCDVLVDLEPGTMGSVHPGPYRHIFCPDNFMFRQSGTGNNWAKCHYTEGAELIDSVLDVVRKEAENCAELIDSVLDVVRKEV from the coding sequence ATGAGGGAGATCCTCCACGTTCAGGGTGGGCAATGTGGAGACCAGATTGATTCCAAGTTCTGGGAGGTGGCGTACGACGAGCATGGCATCATCCTCACGGGGCGCTATGTCGGCACCTCTGATCTGCAGCTGGAGCGTGTCAATGCGTACTACAATGAGGCTTCGTATGGTCGCTTTGTGCCCTGTGATGTCCTTgtggatcttgagcctggtactatGGGCAGTGTCCATCCAGGACCGTACAGGCATATCTTCTGCCCCGACAACTTTATGTTTCGGCAGTCTGGTACTGGTAACAACTGGGCCAAGTGTCATTACACTGAGGGTGCTGAGCTCATTGATTCTGTTCTTGATGTTGTCAGGAAGGAGGCTGAGAACTGTGCTGAGCTCATTGATTCCGTTCTTGATGTTGTCAGGAAGGAGGTGTAG